A window of Paenibacillus sp. 19GGS1-52 contains these coding sequences:
- a CDS encoding methyl-accepting chemotaxis protein, translating to MFRGIRARILLGFTAVIIVFLVAIAGNTLFQGKVSMLTDQANRNWNKLSLVQGLTDKIRNADELGARYIMGNTDAGSTYLAQYEAILPTISESITALKSDGLSEAELKGVTDLEGKWNDYLTVLKESFALAKAGNFPEAQKSFTNLSLNSMIESQVVFQKMLTEEIQKEQTQANEHRNNAMIVSFGVTGLSVVLAAIIALLLSARILKPLRDVNYQLKEIADGDADLTRKLIVRSKDEIGELATNFNKMTDNLGEMIEQVNQSAKGLAVSSAKLTADSGSTAEATERIADIMGEVASGTGQQMNDLQTNMTTIYEMSIGIGQIASSVQDISEASLRSAEFAIAGDESLQAAGQQMASINRSIQTLSGQVLGFVKRSQEISSLVGVIKGIASETNMLALNATIEAARAGEHGRGFAVVADQVRKLAEQSAESANLIADMAKGIQTDADVAMKVMKSSIIEVEGGTEIIQEAGRSFGEIRLSIDSLAGQVQEVSGAVEEITAATDEIVESIRTVTLISETTAASTQNVSAASQEQMASVEQIASSASELSTMAQGLQGLVARFNV from the coding sequence ATGTTTAGAGGAATTCGGGCGAGAATATTATTAGGGTTCACTGCTGTTATCATTGTCTTCTTGGTTGCTATTGCGGGCAATACCTTGTTTCAGGGAAAAGTTTCGATGTTGACAGATCAGGCTAATCGCAACTGGAATAAGCTATCGCTGGTTCAAGGGTTGACGGATAAGATCCGTAACGCGGATGAACTGGGTGCCCGTTATATCATGGGCAATACGGATGCTGGAAGCACGTATCTCGCTCAGTACGAAGCCATTCTGCCGACCATTAGCGAATCGATAACTGCACTTAAGAGCGATGGGTTAAGTGAGGCTGAGCTCAAAGGAGTCACGGATCTGGAAGGGAAATGGAATGATTACCTGACTGTACTCAAGGAATCCTTCGCCTTGGCGAAGGCTGGGAATTTTCCGGAAGCGCAGAAATCATTCACCAACTTATCTCTGAATTCGATGATTGAATCTCAAGTAGTCTTCCAAAAAATGCTGACAGAGGAAATCCAAAAAGAGCAGACCCAAGCGAATGAGCACCGTAACAATGCAATGATTGTCAGCTTTGGGGTGACCGGATTATCGGTTGTACTGGCAGCGATTATTGCGCTGCTGCTATCGGCGCGGATTCTTAAACCGCTTCGTGATGTGAACTATCAATTAAAAGAAATCGCCGATGGAGATGCTGATCTTACGCGCAAGCTAATCGTCCGTTCGAAGGACGAAATCGGTGAACTGGCGACTAATTTCAATAAAATGACAGATAATCTGGGAGAAATGATCGAGCAGGTTAATCAATCGGCTAAAGGGTTAGCCGTGTCCTCTGCCAAGCTTACGGCAGATAGTGGCTCGACAGCTGAGGCTACGGAACGGATAGCAGATATTATGGGTGAGGTCGCTTCTGGAACTGGCCAACAGATGAATGATTTACAGACCAATATGACGACAATTTATGAAATGTCGATAGGGATCGGTCAGATTGCTTCTAGCGTACAGGATATTTCTGAGGCTTCGCTGCGCTCTGCAGAATTTGCAATTGCTGGTGATGAATCACTTCAAGCTGCTGGCCAGCAGATGGCCTCGATCAACCGCTCTATACAAACATTGTCTGGACAAGTGTTAGGGTTCGTGAAACGTTCCCAGGAAATCAGCAGCCTTGTAGGTGTAATTAAGGGAATTGCTTCTGAGACAAACATGTTGGCCCTGAACGCAACGATTGAGGCGGCGCGGGCAGGCGAGCATGGCAGAGGGTTTGCTGTAGTTGCAGATCAGGTCCGCAAGCTGGCGGAGCAATCCGCTGAATCGGCCAATCTTATTGCTGATATGGCAAAAGGGATTCAGACAGATGCTGATGTGGCAATGAAGGTTATGAAGAGCAGCATCATCGAAGTAGAGGGAGGCACGGAAATTATCCAGGAAGCTGGACGTTCCTTTGGAGAGATTCGTCTATCCATAGATTCATTGGCCGGACAAGTTCAGGAGGTATCAGGAGCAGTAGAAGAGATCACTGCTGCCACGGATGAGATTGTGGAATCGATCCGTACCGTTACGCTAATCTCTGAAACCACGGCTGCCAGCACTCAGAATGTATCGGCAGCTTCGCAAGAGCAAATGGCCTCGGTAGAGCAAATTGCTTCCTCAGCGAGTGAACTGAGTACAATGGCTCAAGGGCTGCAGGGACTAGTAGCTAGATTTAATGTGTAG
- a CDS encoding response regulator transcription factor — translation MNRCRVLVVDDHAHAREAMCEILSMDDSFEVIGVVESGAEAIAFTGQWMPDLILIDIGMPEMDGLETTRRIKQEYPYVKIVIVTVSDDIAYLFEALKQGAQGYLLKNLSPSTWIQYLQAIVSEEVPLSRELAFQILKEFAVTSQKEEREALTAREKEILSCVSSGSPNKEIATNLGISEHTVKNHLKNILQKLQLQNRTQLTRYAMEQGLASRERDFPHKKK, via the coding sequence ATGAATCGCTGCCGTGTTCTTGTCGTTGATGATCATGCGCATGCGCGTGAAGCGATGTGCGAGATTTTGTCCATGGATGATAGCTTTGAGGTGATTGGGGTAGTGGAGAGCGGTGCTGAAGCTATTGCATTTACAGGCCAGTGGATGCCTGATCTCATCCTGATCGATATTGGGATGCCGGAGATGGATGGGCTGGAGACCACGCGGCGCATTAAACAGGAGTATCCCTATGTCAAGATCGTTATCGTTACAGTGTCCGATGATATCGCCTATTTATTCGAAGCGTTGAAGCAGGGGGCACAGGGCTATTTGCTCAAAAATCTATCCCCCTCCACCTGGATTCAATATCTGCAAGCCATCGTTAGTGAAGAGGTTCCGCTTAGCCGGGAGCTGGCTTTTCAAATATTGAAGGAGTTCGCGGTTACCTCTCAGAAAGAGGAAAGAGAGGCATTGACCGCGCGCGAGAAGGAAATACTGAGCTGTGTGTCCTCCGGTTCGCCGAATAAGGAGATTGCAACAAACCTCGGAATATCGGAGCATACGGTAAAAAACCATCTCAAAAACATTCTGCAAAAGCTCCAGCTTCAAAACCGGACGCAACTGACGCGTTACGCTATGGAGCAGGGCCTAGCCTCGCGAGAGCGGGATTTCCCCCATAAAAAGAAATAG
- a CDS encoding DUF1775 domain-containing protein has translation MKSLYRKIMTLIAPSAAVLLLFAAVASAHVSVVPAQSSTGAWETYTLKVPSEKAVATVQVDLRIPEGATFKQYEPTPGWDVSIEGNKVSWKTTGAGIQAGQFQRFYFTVQNPAAAGELAWDAYQHYADGSLVEWSGDEATETPHAITAIVQAVAGDSHSHDSMDMDGVESMVMDEHESTSPASPLVYIALVAALLALVLAIVAVFRRRSV, from the coding sequence TTGAAAAGCTTATATCGTAAAATAATGACTCTAATCGCCCCTTCAGCAGCAGTCCTGCTGTTGTTCGCGGCAGTCGCCAGTGCCCATGTGTCGGTCGTTCCGGCACAATCGAGTACTGGAGCATGGGAGACTTATACCTTAAAAGTTCCTTCAGAAAAAGCTGTGGCTACAGTTCAAGTGGATCTGCGTATACCCGAAGGCGCAACATTCAAGCAATATGAGCCCACGCCAGGCTGGGATGTTAGCATCGAAGGTAATAAGGTTAGCTGGAAAACAACCGGAGCAGGGATTCAAGCAGGACAATTTCAACGTTTCTACTTCACTGTCCAGAATCCTGCTGCTGCGGGTGAACTCGCATGGGACGCTTACCAGCATTATGCGGACGGAAGCCTAGTAGAATGGTCCGGGGACGAAGCAACAGAAACGCCGCATGCGATTACCGCGATTGTTCAAGCTGTAGCTGGAGACAGTCATTCCCATGATTCCATGGATATGGACGGGGTTGAATCGATGGTGATGGATGAACACGAGTCAACATCACCTGCTTCACCGCTCGTTTATATTGCTTTAGTAGCCGCGTTATTGGCGCTGGTGCTAGCTATAGTTGCTGTATTCAGACGACGGAGTGTGTGA
- the cysK gene encoding cysteine synthase A: MSQLVVNNITELIGNTPVVRLNRLTGPLDAEIYVKLELFNPSGSVKDRAAYNLIRQAEIAGLLKPGGTIIEPTSGNTGIGLAMNAAAKGYKAIMVMPDNMTKERINILKAYGAEVVLTPAAERMPGAIAKALELGQQVADSFIPQQFENKANADIHRTTTALEILEQMKGRLDVFVATSGTGGTITGTGEVLRQHLPDIRIVVVEPQGSPVLSGGKPGPHKLVGTSPGFIPAILNTKVYDEIVQVSDEAALDTVRAMAAQEGILIGPSGGAAVWTAMQEARHLGPGKRVLCIAPDTGERYLSMDIF, translated from the coding sequence ATGTCACAACTGGTAGTTAACAATATCACCGAACTAATCGGGAATACACCGGTAGTAAGGCTTAATCGGTTGACCGGACCTCTCGACGCAGAAATTTATGTGAAGCTGGAGCTCTTCAATCCCAGCGGCAGTGTAAAGGATCGGGCGGCATACAACCTGATTCGGCAAGCAGAAATAGCAGGATTGTTGAAGCCAGGGGGTACTATAATTGAACCCACGAGTGGTAACACAGGAATCGGGCTGGCGATGAATGCAGCGGCAAAGGGCTACAAGGCCATCATGGTGATGCCTGATAATATGACGAAGGAACGCATTAATATTCTAAAAGCCTATGGTGCAGAAGTTGTACTGACTCCTGCTGCAGAGCGAATGCCCGGTGCCATTGCCAAAGCGCTTGAACTGGGACAGCAGGTTGCCGACAGCTTTATTCCGCAGCAGTTCGAGAACAAAGCCAATGCAGATATTCACCGTACTACAACAGCGCTGGAAATATTGGAACAGATGAAGGGAAGACTGGATGTATTCGTCGCTACTTCCGGTACTGGCGGCACTATAACCGGAACTGGTGAAGTACTGCGCCAGCATCTCCCGGATATCCGGATTGTAGTCGTGGAGCCACAAGGATCGCCGGTTCTTTCCGGCGGCAAGCCTGGACCTCATAAGCTGGTTGGCACCAGTCCGGGGTTTATTCCGGCCATTCTCAATACAAAGGTTTACGATGAGATTGTACAGGTCTCCGATGAAGCTGCGCTGGATACTGTGAGAGCTATGGCTGCACAGGAAGGAATCTTGATCGGCCCTTCTGGTGGAGCAGCAGTATGGACAGCAATGCAGGAAGCAAGGCATCTTGGTCCAGGTAAGCGGGTGCTTTGTATAGCTCCCGATACCGGAGAACGTTATCTCAGCATGGATATATTCTGA
- a CDS encoding discoidin domain-containing protein, producing MMAAHKASIRKLVLMYSLIVVLFIGQLALFPSVSSAAGNLAQGKVITSSSVGDVYVAGNANDSNQGTYWESASNAFPQWLKVDLGSNSSVNQVVLKLPAAWEARTETLSVQGSTNDSAYSDLVAAASYTFNPSSSSNTVTINFTAANVRYVKLNFTANTTWPAAQVSEFEVYGTTSAPTGTYEAEAAALSGGAKVNTDHTGYTGSGFVDGYLTQGATTSFSVTVSSAGNYDALLKYANASGGAKTLSIYVNGTKIKQTTLANLANWDTWSTKVETLALTAGVNTITYKYDSTDTGNVNLDNLSLSPAATPTASPTPTATPTPTPTIAPTATPTATPTPTATPTVTPSASPTATPTTGPGANLALSKSINASSSIFTFVPANANDGDVTTYWEGAGGSYPNTLTVSLGANANITSVVLKLNPATAWATRTQTVEVLGHNQTTGAFSSLVPATVYTFNPTTGNSVTIPVTATASEVQLKFTANSGSSAGQVAEFQVIGTPAANPDLTVTAMSWSPAAPVETDAITLTAAVKNSGTAASGATNVNFYLGTTLAGTAPVVALAAGASTNVSLNLGAKDAATYALSAKVDESNTVIELNDANNSFTNPTSLTVAPVSSSDLIASSVSWTPGNPAGGNAVSFSVAIMNQGTAASASGTHNITLTVTDATTNAVVKTMTASYSGVIASGITTAPISLGSWTAVNGKYTVKSEIAVDANELAVKRANNIQTQSLFIGRGANMPYDMYEAEDGVVGGGAVKLAANRTIGDLAGEASGRRAVTLNTTGSYVEFTTKASTNTLVTRFSIPDAAGGDGTNATLNIYVNGVFTKAISLTSKFAWLYGSETAPGNLPTAGSPRHIYDEANIMFDSTVPAGSTIRLQKDTANTSQYAIDFVSLEQVTPIANPDPAKYAVPAGFTQQDVQNALDKVRMDTTGNLVGVYLPAGTYETSSKFQVYGKAMKVIGAGPWYTRFVAPTSQSNTDIGFRASDTANGSTFANFSYFGNYTSRIDGPGKVFDFANVANITIDNIWTEHQVCMYWGANTDNMVIKNSRIRDTFADGINMTNGSTNNLVSNNEARATGDDSFALFSAIDSGGADMKDNIYENLTSILTWRAAGVAVYGGYANTFRNIYIADTLCYSGITISSLDFGYPMNGFGASPTTNFQNISVVRAGGHFWGSQTFPAIWVFSASKVFQGIRVSDVDIIDPTYHGIMFQTNYVGSTAQFPVADTIFTNITISGAQKSGDAFDAKSGVGIWANEAAEAGQGPAVGSVTFNNLKITNTVTNIKNTTSTFTINVNP from the coding sequence ATGATGGCAGCACATAAAGCTTCTATTAGAAAGTTAGTTCTGATGTATTCTTTAATTGTTGTTTTGTTTATAGGACAATTGGCGTTGTTTCCATCCGTTAGCTCAGCAGCAGGCAATTTAGCTCAAGGGAAGGTCATAACCTCAAGCTCGGTTGGAGATGTATATGTAGCGGGTAATGCCAATGACAGTAATCAAGGGACATACTGGGAGAGCGCAAGCAATGCTTTTCCACAATGGTTAAAAGTTGACTTAGGTAGTAACAGCAGTGTGAATCAGGTTGTGCTCAAACTGCCTGCGGCTTGGGAAGCAAGAACGGAGACGCTTTCCGTGCAAGGCAGCACGAATGACTCTGCTTACAGCGATTTGGTCGCCGCAGCCAGTTATACCTTTAATCCGTCCAGCAGCTCCAATACGGTGACCATCAATTTTACGGCAGCAAACGTTCGCTATGTCAAATTGAACTTTACTGCAAATACAACTTGGCCCGCAGCGCAGGTCTCAGAATTTGAAGTTTATGGCACAACATCCGCTCCTACAGGAACCTATGAAGCGGAAGCTGCTGCATTATCCGGTGGTGCCAAAGTCAATACAGATCATACTGGCTATACGGGAAGCGGGTTTGTGGATGGCTACCTGACTCAGGGAGCAACTACCAGCTTTAGCGTTACTGTCTCCTCCGCCGGCAACTATGATGCGCTGCTTAAATATGCAAATGCGTCCGGCGGTGCCAAGACGCTCAGCATCTATGTAAACGGAACGAAGATTAAACAAACTACCCTTGCCAATCTGGCGAATTGGGATACTTGGTCAACCAAAGTTGAAACGCTGGCCTTAACTGCTGGTGTTAATACAATCACCTATAAGTATGATTCGACAGATACGGGCAATGTGAATCTGGATAATCTGAGTCTGAGCCCGGCGGCAACGCCAACAGCTTCACCAACGCCGACAGCAACACCTACTCCAACTCCAACCATAGCTCCAACAGCTACTCCTACAGCTACTCCTACACCGACCGCAACACCAACAGTGACACCTTCTGCCTCACCGACCGCAACGCCTACAACAGGACCGGGCGCAAACCTGGCGCTGAGCAAGTCTATCAATGCTTCATCCTCCATATTTACCTTCGTGCCAGCCAATGCGAATGATGGCGATGTTACGACTTATTGGGAGGGTGCAGGCGGAAGCTATCCGAATACCCTGACCGTAAGTCTTGGTGCAAATGCCAACATTACCTCTGTTGTATTGAAGCTAAATCCCGCCACTGCTTGGGCCACCCGCACTCAGACGGTGGAGGTGCTTGGACACAATCAGACAACGGGCGCGTTCTCAAGTCTTGTTCCGGCGACCGTCTATACCTTCAATCCAACAACTGGCAATAGCGTGACTATACCGGTTACAGCAACAGCCAGCGAAGTACAACTGAAATTCACTGCCAATTCCGGCTCTAGCGCGGGTCAGGTTGCAGAATTCCAGGTTATCGGCACACCCGCTGCCAATCCGGATTTAACCGTAACAGCAATGTCCTGGAGTCCTGCTGCTCCAGTGGAGACAGATGCCATTACGTTAACTGCTGCTGTCAAAAATAGCGGCACCGCAGCTTCGGGTGCGACGAATGTTAACTTCTACTTGGGAACTACACTGGCAGGAACGGCTCCGGTGGTTGCTCTGGCAGCCGGTGCTTCGACCAATGTATCGCTTAATCTGGGTGCCAAGGATGCGGCAACCTATGCATTAAGCGCAAAGGTTGATGAGAGCAATACGGTTATTGAATTGAATGATGCTAACAATAGCTTCACTAATCCAACTTCACTAACAGTAGCTCCCGTATCCAGCTCCGATCTTATCGCTTCCTCGGTTAGCTGGACACCAGGCAATCCTGCCGGTGGCAATGCAGTCAGCTTCTCGGTAGCTATTATGAATCAAGGAACAGCAGCTTCAGCCAGCGGTACGCATAACATTACGCTAACCGTTACTGACGCCACTACCAATGCAGTGGTCAAAACAATGACTGCTTCTTACAGTGGGGTAATTGCCAGTGGAATTACGACTGCACCGATCAGCTTGGGTAGCTGGACAGCAGTCAATGGTAAATACACTGTGAAGAGTGAAATTGCAGTGGATGCTAATGAGTTGGCAGTAAAGCGGGCTAACAATATTCAGACCCAATCACTTTTCATTGGCCGTGGAGCCAACATGCCTTACGATATGTACGAAGCGGAAGATGGAGTTGTTGGCGGAGGAGCAGTTAAGCTTGCGGCCAACCGCACGATCGGTGATCTTGCCGGTGAAGCCTCGGGCAGAAGAGCAGTCACGCTGAATACAACAGGCAGTTATGTTGAATTCACGACTAAAGCCAGTACCAACACCCTCGTAACCCGCTTCTCTATTCCGGATGCAGCAGGTGGGGATGGCACAAATGCTACACTTAATATTTATGTGAATGGCGTCTTCACCAAGGCGATTAGTCTAACATCCAAGTTTGCATGGCTGTACGGCTCGGAGACAGCGCCTGGAAATTTGCCAACAGCTGGCTCTCCACGCCATATTTATGATGAAGCAAATATCATGTTCGACAGCACTGTACCTGCCGGAAGTACGATCAGACTGCAAAAGGATACAGCCAATACCTCGCAGTATGCGATCGACTTTGTCAGTCTGGAGCAGGTAACACCGATTGCTAATCCAGATCCGGCCAAATATGCGGTACCTGCTGGCTTCACGCAGCAGGATGTGCAAAATGCGCTGGATAAAGTACGCATGGATACAACCGGCAACCTTGTAGGGGTATACTTGCCTGCTGGTACGTATGAAACCTCTAGCAAATTTCAGGTCTATGGCAAAGCTATGAAAGTGATTGGTGCGGGTCCTTGGTATACGCGGTTTGTCGCTCCAACTTCACAATCCAATACCGACATTGGATTTAGAGCAAGCGATACGGCCAACGGATCAACCTTTGCGAATTTTTCATACTTTGGCAACTATACCTCCCGTATCGATGGTCCTGGTAAAGTATTTGACTTCGCGAACGTCGCCAACATTACGATTGATAATATCTGGACTGAGCATCAGGTTTGTATGTATTGGGGTGCAAATACAGATAACATGGTGATCAAGAATTCTCGTATCCGCGACACCTTCGCCGATGGAATCAATATGACTAACGGCAGCACGAACAACCTGGTGTCCAACAATGAAGCCCGGGCAACAGGGGATGACAGCTTTGCGTTATTCTCAGCGATTGATTCCGGCGGAGCGGATATGAAAGACAACATCTACGAGAATCTGACCTCAATCCTGACCTGGCGTGCAGCGGGTGTGGCGGTTTATGGTGGTTATGCTAATACCTTCCGCAACATTTATATCGCGGATACGCTTTGTTATTCCGGCATCACCATCAGCTCGCTCGATTTTGGTTATCCGATGAATGGATTTGGCGCCTCGCCAACTACGAACTTCCAAAACATTTCGGTTGTGCGGGCAGGCGGTCACTTCTGGGGATCACAGACCTTTCCGGCGATCTGGGTCTTCTCAGCCTCCAAGGTGTTCCAAGGTATTCGGGTCAGTGATGTGGATATTATCGACCCAACCTACCACGGCATCATGTTCCAGACCAACTATGTCGGTTCAACAGCCCAATTCCCTGTAGCAGACACGATATTCACGAATATCACCATTTCCGGTGCGCAAAAGAGCGGGGACGCTTTCGATGCGAAATCGGGTGTCGGCATTTGGGCGAATGAAGCGGCTGAAGCCGGCCAAGGTCCGGCAGTTGGCTCGGTTACCTTTAACAATCTGAAGATCACCAACACAGTAACCAATATTAAAAATACGACTTCAACCTTTACAATTAACGTTAATCCGTAA
- a CDS encoding HAD family hydrolase, protein MKVVIHLKELESSKRAVFFDVDDTLYSQFALTKAALHAVLKLPDTFPYEQAYFRIGQHSERLSLEGNLLQVSPHNEQSRLMREQRFIDALAEFGISISQARGAEIQQHYTRLQEQMMLFEGAEELLGKLLAKDYVVGIITNGNEEHQWKKIRTLGLERYIPIERIFISGAVGYTKPDPRIFQLANEQTETAPRNCIYIGDSWQKDIAGANAAGWSALWFNPLSATSDSNYEPYAVVSSYAELAKLLM, encoded by the coding sequence ATGAAAGTAGTGATACATTTGAAAGAGCTAGAGAGTAGTAAGAGAGCTGTATTTTTCGATGTGGATGATACATTATACAGCCAGTTTGCTTTAACTAAGGCTGCGCTACATGCCGTACTAAAGCTGCCGGATACATTTCCTTACGAGCAAGCTTATTTTCGAATCGGTCAGCATAGTGAGCGGTTATCTTTAGAGGGTAATCTTTTACAGGTCTCACCCCATAATGAACAGTCCAGATTGATGAGAGAACAGCGCTTTATAGACGCGCTAGCAGAGTTTGGCATAAGCATAAGCCAGGCACGGGGCGCAGAAATTCAGCAGCACTATACCCGGCTTCAGGAACAGATGATGCTGTTTGAGGGTGCGGAGGAGCTACTGGGAAAGTTGCTTGCGAAGGATTATGTAGTTGGCATTATTACGAATGGTAATGAAGAGCACCAGTGGAAGAAGATCCGGACTCTCGGTCTGGAACGTTACATACCCATTGAGCGGATCTTTATTTCCGGGGCTGTGGGATATACGAAGCCAGACCCCCGAATATTCCAGCTAGCCAATGAGCAAACCGAAACGGCTCCGCGCAATTGTATCTATATAGGAGACTCTTGGCAGAAAGACATTGCTGGTGCAAACGCAGCAGGGTGGAGTGCGCTCTGGTTCAACCCTTTGTCGGCTACCTCTGACTCTAATTACGAGCCTTATGCAGTTGTAAGCAGTTATGCGGAACTAGCGAAGCTATTGATGTGA
- a CDS encoding IS1182 family transposase — translation MYIQYTMDQLCLPMDLEDDIPEHHLVRIVNAAVNRLDDGIFDAAYPGGGRDSYHPKMLTKVIIYAYTQRIYSSRQIAKSIRENIPFMWLAGRQRPDFRTLNRFRSQRMKNVLETVFTAVLQFLADEKYVSLEHYFVDGTKIEANANRYTFVWGKAVSKHKVKLQDKVQALFADIETEEEQEEQENSGKDLAELGTDSEVSSVKLEQVVQKLEAQLAQKPKDKPLKKAVRTLRKDWLPRLLKYEQYQKLLGDRNSFSKTDPDATFMRMKEDHMRNGQLKPGYNVQIGTENQFILAYSLHQRPTDTRCLEPHMEKAQQILGKLPKTVIADAGYGSEENYAYLEKKEIQAVVKYGSYHKEKSKAWKANVGKIENWTYDAAEDNWTCPAGEMLHFRRESKEISQSGYEIHKRHYRSQSCEGCPLKERCTKAAGDREVVVSMERLRYQKQAREILRSEEGYALAVRRMTEPESVFGQLKNNRGFRRFLLRGMEKVTLEVGWLSLAHNLLKRAAIDQKHRAAHLQ, via the coding sequence TTGTACATTCAATATACCATGGACCAACTTTGCTTGCCAATGGATTTAGAGGACGACATTCCAGAACATCACCTCGTTCGTATCGTCAATGCCGCCGTTAACCGGCTGGACGACGGCATTTTTGACGCGGCCTACCCAGGTGGTGGCCGTGACAGCTACCATCCTAAAATGCTGACCAAAGTCATTATTTACGCCTACACGCAGCGCATCTATTCCTCTCGCCAAATCGCCAAATCCATTCGGGAGAACATCCCCTTCATGTGGCTCGCCGGTCGGCAGCGGCCAGACTTTCGGACGTTGAATCGATTTCGTTCCCAGCGGATGAAGAACGTTCTCGAAACCGTATTTACCGCCGTGCTTCAGTTTCTGGCTGACGAAAAATACGTTTCCCTAGAGCATTACTTTGTGGACGGAACCAAAATCGAGGCGAACGCCAATCGCTACACGTTTGTTTGGGGGAAAGCCGTCAGTAAACACAAAGTCAAACTGCAAGATAAGGTGCAGGCCCTGTTCGCTGACATTGAAACGGAAGAAGAACAGGAAGAACAAGAGAATTCAGGCAAAGACCTGGCTGAACTCGGCACAGATTCCGAAGTGAGCAGCGTGAAACTTGAACAGGTGGTGCAAAAGCTCGAAGCTCAGCTGGCCCAAAAACCGAAAGACAAGCCCTTAAAAAAAGCTGTTCGGACGCTGCGCAAGGATTGGCTTCCCCGACTGCTGAAGTACGAACAATACCAAAAGCTCCTTGGTGACCGGAACAGTTTCAGTAAGACAGATCCAGATGCAACGTTTATGCGGATGAAAGAAGACCACATGCGAAATGGCCAGCTGAAACCGGGATACAATGTGCAAATCGGGACCGAAAACCAATTTATTTTAGCCTACAGTTTACACCAAAGACCGACCGACACCCGCTGTTTAGAGCCGCATATGGAAAAAGCGCAGCAGATCCTCGGAAAACTGCCCAAGACAGTCATTGCGGATGCAGGCTACGGCAGCGAAGAAAACTACGCCTATCTGGAAAAGAAAGAGATTCAGGCGGTGGTGAAGTACGGCAGCTACCACAAGGAAAAGAGCAAAGCCTGGAAAGCGAATGTTGGTAAAATCGAGAACTGGACATACGATGCAGCCGAGGATAACTGGACGTGCCCCGCCGGGGAAATGCTGCATTTCCGCAGAGAAAGTAAGGAAATCTCACAGAGTGGATATGAAATTCACAAACGTCATTACCGAAGTCAGAGCTGCGAGGGCTGTCCGTTGAAGGAACGCTGCACGAAGGCAGCTGGAGATCGGGAAGTGGTTGTTAGTATGGAACGACTGCGTTACCAAAAGCAGGCTCGGGAGATCTTGCGAAGTGAGGAAGGTTACGCCCTGGCCGTACGCCGAATGACGGAACCGGAAAGTGTATTTGGACAACTGAAAAATAACCGGGGCTTCCGGCGCTTTCTGCTTCGCGGCATGGAAAAAGTGACGCTTGAGGTCGGGTGGCTTTCGCTTGCCCACAATTTACTGAAGCGAGCAGCCATAGACCAAAAACATAGAGCAGCACACCTCCAATAA
- a CDS encoding histidine kinase — protein sequence MILLIPTLMVGIWEILRHQLLMPYLSMNMGNYLTPILVFVFTIVLLVPLFSIMERNQQELERERAAKHAMEAREGLARSLHDGIAQSLFLLSVKIDRLEQNRRNGEVSEESVHQIQKTVHEVNHYVRQAIADLKVPFSDPQTLSLEQSVQAQLAGIANEVMIEVSLDWSLPDDIFTPLEKVELLSCIREAIINVRKHTRAAKVSIFGNGDKKQWRVAVVDNGGGFVQDPYSVSGSYGLQIMQDRTEQMGWKLQLESGSAGTLVEITKGGSS from the coding sequence ATGATCCTGCTGATTCCTACGCTGATGGTCGGGATCTGGGAGATATTGCGCCATCAGCTTCTAATGCCTTATCTCTCCATGAATATGGGCAATTATTTAACGCCAATTCTCGTGTTTGTATTCACTATTGTTTTGCTCGTTCCCTTGTTCTCGATCATGGAGCGCAACCAGCAGGAGCTGGAGCGGGAACGTGCGGCGAAGCATGCCATGGAGGCTCGGGAAGGACTGGCCAGGTCGCTTCATGACGGGATTGCCCAATCCTTATTTCTGTTATCTGTCAAAATCGACCGTCTGGAGCAGAACCGTAGAAACGGTGAAGTCAGCGAGGAAAGTGTGCATCAGATTCAGAAGACCGTGCATGAAGTGAATCATTATGTGCGGCAAGCGATCGCTGACCTGAAGGTTCCTTTCTCTGACCCGCAAACGCTCTCACTGGAACAGTCGGTACAAGCCCAGCTTGCTGGAATCGCCAACGAGGTAATGATTGAAGTTTCTCTGGATTGGAGCCTGCCCGATGATATCTTCACCCCTTTGGAAAAGGTCGAGCTGCTGTCCTGCATCCGTGAGGCGATTATTAACGTGCGCAAACACACTCGGGCAGCCAAGGTTTCCATCTTCGGAAATGGTGACAAGAAGCAGTGGAGAGTTGCGGTTGTGGACAATGGCGGAGGTTTTGTGCAAGATCCCTATTCCGTGAGTGGCAGCTACGGGCTGCAGATCATGCAGGATCGTACCGAGCAGATGGGTTGGAAGCTGCAGCTGGAATCGGGGAGTGCAGGGACACTTGTAGAGATTACAAAAGGGGGATCTTCATGA